One window of Thermocoleostomius sinensis A174 genomic DNA carries:
- the glgX gene encoding glycogen debranching protein GlgX, protein MHVALWPGDVYPLGAYWDGKGTNFALFSENATGVELCLFEEDDEETRIPLTEVSNFVWHGYLPGIGPGQRYGFRVHGPYEPEQGHRFNPNKLLIDPYAKAIDGDVVSDPAIFGYAWVEKDPDLTFSELDSAQFVPKSVVVDESFDWETDELLRTPWHETIIYELHVKGFTKLNPNIPKELRGTYAGLAHPAAIEHLQRLGITAVELMPVHHFLARPGYLAEKGLSNYWGYDSLNYFAPYSGYSSSGSLGQQVNEFKEMVKALHRAGIEVILDVVYNHTGEGNHLGPTLSMKGIDNATYYRLVDEMPRYYMDFTGCGNSLGVRQPQVLKLIMDSLRYWVLDMHVDGFRFDLASALARELYEVNCLGAFFNIIHQDPVIADVKLIAEPWDVGEGGYQVGNFPVLWSEWNGRYRDTVRDFWRGEEQTLGEFAYRLTGSPDVYYQTNGRRPNASINFITAHDGFTLNDLVSYNEKHNEANGEDNRDGESHNRSWNCGVEGETDELDVLALRERQRRNFLTTLMLSQGIPMIVSGDELGRTQKGNNNPYCQDNELSWLDWDLKDANRDLLNFTRELIYFRRQHPVFRRRKWFQGQAIRGTGVTDIGWYNPDGGEMTDEQWEIGYAKSIAVFLNGNRIPSPGPQGQRISDDSFLMFFNAHYETIEFTLPVEFQSYAWSLEIDTKEPRFVTDQRLFTGTQAVPVIGRSIVVLRRLE, encoded by the coding sequence ATGCATGTCGCCCTCTGGCCCGGTGATGTTTATCCTCTGGGTGCCTACTGGGACGGTAAGGGAACTAACTTTGCCTTGTTCTCGGAAAATGCGACAGGGGTTGAATTGTGTTTATTTGAAGAAGATGATGAAGAAACTCGCATTCCCCTGACAGAAGTCAGTAACTTTGTCTGGCATGGTTATCTGCCGGGAATTGGCCCAGGACAACGCTACGGGTTTCGAGTTCATGGACCTTACGAACCCGAGCAAGGACATCGGTTCAACCCCAATAAGCTGTTAATTGATCCCTATGCCAAGGCGATCGATGGCGATGTGGTAAGTGATCCAGCTATCTTTGGCTATGCTTGGGTGGAAAAAGATCCTGATTTAACATTTTCCGAGTTGGATAGCGCTCAGTTTGTGCCAAAGTCCGTGGTTGTGGACGAGTCATTCGATTGGGAAACCGATGAACTCTTGCGCACACCGTGGCACGAAACTATCATTTATGAGCTACATGTCAAGGGATTTACGAAACTGAATCCCAATATTCCGAAAGAATTACGCGGCACTTATGCCGGATTGGCACATCCAGCGGCGATCGAACATCTACAGCGGCTAGGAATCACAGCAGTTGAACTGATGCCCGTCCATCATTTCTTGGCGCGTCCTGGCTACCTAGCAGAAAAGGGATTAAGCAATTATTGGGGCTACGATTCGCTGAATTATTTTGCTCCTTACTCTGGCTATAGCTCAAGTGGTTCGTTGGGACAACAGGTCAACGAGTTCAAGGAAATGGTCAAAGCCTTGCATCGGGCAGGTATTGAGGTCATCCTAGACGTTGTTTACAACCATACGGGAGAAGGTAATCATCTGGGGCCAACCTTGTCGATGAAGGGCATTGATAACGCCACCTACTATCGCCTAGTTGATGAGATGCCCCGCTACTATATGGACTTCACAGGTTGCGGCAATTCGTTAGGCGTGCGGCAACCGCAAGTTCTGAAGCTGATTATGGATAGCTTGCGCTACTGGGTGCTGGATATGCATGTCGATGGCTTTCGCTTCGATCTGGCTTCGGCTCTGGCGCGGGAGTTGTATGAAGTCAATTGTTTGGGTGCGTTTTTCAACATCATTCACCAAGATCCTGTCATTGCCGATGTGAAGCTGATTGCCGAACCGTGGGATGTGGGTGAAGGCGGCTATCAAGTGGGCAATTTTCCGGTGCTGTGGTCTGAGTGGAATGGGCGCTACCGCGATACCGTCCGAGATTTTTGGCGCGGTGAAGAACAGACCTTGGGCGAGTTTGCATATCGGTTAACGGGTAGCCCTGACGTGTATTACCAAACGAATGGGCGCAGACCCAATGCCAGTATCAATTTTATTACCGCACATGATGGCTTCACTCTCAATGATTTGGTTAGCTATAACGAAAAGCATAATGAGGCGAATGGCGAAGATAATCGTGATGGAGAAAGCCATAACCGATCGTGGAACTGTGGAGTTGAAGGAGAGACAGATGAGCTAGATGTATTAGCGTTGCGCGAACGGCAACGACGCAATTTTTTAACCACCTTGATGTTGTCACAGGGAATTCCCATGATCGTCAGTGGAGATGAACTGGGACGCACTCAGAAAGGCAATAATAACCCCTACTGCCAGGATAATGAACTCTCGTGGCTGGATTGGGATCTAAAGGATGCGAATCGAGATTTGCTCAACTTCACCCGTGAATTGATTTATTTTCGACGACAGCATCCTGTGTTTCGACGACGCAAATGGTTTCAAGGACAAGCCATTCGTGGCACTGGTGTCACAGACATTGGCTGGTACAATCCGGATGGCGGCGAAATGACGGATGAACAGTGGGAAATTGGCTATGCCAAGTCAATCGCCGTTTTTCTCAATGGCAATCGCATCCCCAGTCCCGGACCCCAAGGACAGCGCATCAGCGATGATAGCTTTCTGATGTTTTTTAATGCCCATTACGAGACGATCGAATTTACCCTCCCAGTTGAGTTTCAGTCCTATGCTTGGAGTCTGGAAATTGACACGAAGGAACCTCGGTTTGTGACGGATCAACGGCTGTTTACAGGGACTCAAGCGGTTCCTGTGATCGGACGATCGATCGTAGTATTGCGACGATTGGAGTAA